Below is a window of Tolypothrix bouteillei VB521301 DNA.
CAGTTTGGACAAATTGATATCTTAGTCAATAATGCAGGCTCTGCTCGTGCGGGGTCTTTCCTTGACCTGAGCGATGATGTATTTCTAGATGCTTGGAACTTAAAATTATTGGGCTACATTCGCCTGGTGAAAGCCGTTGTTCCGCACCAAAAAAATCGGCGCGATGGACGGATTGTCAATATCATTGGTGGTGCAGGTCGGACACCCCGTCCTGGATTCCTACCTGGTGGTACCACGAACGCTGCTTTGCTTAACTTCACACGAGGAATCTCTAAAGAATTAGCCGAGTACAACATTCGGATTAATGCCATTTCGCCCGGAGCTACTGCTACAGAACGGGCTGAACGCTTGGCAGAACAAAACGCCCAAGCGCGTGGAATTACAGTTGAACAGGCAAAAGCAGAAACCCTACAAGGAATTCCTCTCAAGAGAATTGCTCAGCCAGAAGAAATTGCTGCATTAACACTCTTTTTAGTGTCCGATCTCGCTGCTTCGATTACAGGCGCAGAGATTCTTGTTGATGGAGGGCAGACTCCAGGCGTTTGAAGTGCGATCGTTGTTAATGAATGACTGATAACCGGAGTAGTGTGATTGAGACACTATCGGGTACTGTTGTCGGGGATGCCGTGGCTGTGGTAAAGCACAAGAGTTGCTACTAAGGAAACTTCTGGCTTTGTTGGGCATCCTGACAGTTCTTTTATCCTCCTTGTTCTTGTCATTTCACAACGTTACTGTCCGAGTTTTGTTTTCAGAACATCTCGTTCTGAGTTTCTTTTTGCTTGGCGGATACGTTAAACCCGATCTGCAGAATTCATTTTTACTGATGTTTATGCGAATGCTATTAGTGGTTCCACTTATGGCGGCTGTAGCATTTAAACTCTATCCATCTGCTCCTCAAGAATTCCAAAGCTTATTCAGGCGAGAACGCTTAGACGTTATGCTCCAAGCCTTTGGCTGTGGAGTACTTATGTTTTTATATATTGCCTCTCTTTACATCGCGATTGGCTTGATTCCTACTGGAATTGCACTCACCCTCTTCTTCTCCTATCCTGTATTTACAGCACTACTGTCGTGGCGGTTTTTTGGCGATCGCCCTACACTTTTCCGTTGGCTAGTGATGGGTATTATTTTGGTGGGTGGAGTTCTCACCATTCCTCAAGATCGAGCAACTTACAGCAGTCACAGCATTGCTATTGGAATTTTTGCAAGCATTATGGCTGGGGTAATTTACGCCTTTTATAACGTTATCGCCCAAATATGTTTGGAAAAATTTCATCCTGCTCCCTTCACATGGATTAGTTTTGCCTTAACTTTGCTGCTCTCCGGTGTTAGCTTATTGTTCTTTCCACCTTCTGTAACCCAGCTTGACTGGACACCTATCTGGATTGGCAGTATTTTTTCGGGTTTGATTAGCTTTATCGGACACACTCTCAACAATTTAGGGATTCGCACGATCGGTGCAAATACTGCTTCTATTATCGGCTCTAGCAGCCCAGCATTAACGGCTTTAGTTGCATGGGCAATCATTGGCGAAACTTTAAACTTGATTCAGAGTGTTGGAATTGGTGTCGTCACCTTGGGGATCGCGTTGCTAAGTGGAGAAAGGTGGATTCAAAGGAGAAACGAGATAATATAATGCGAGCTGGATATCGAAACAGACTCGATCCTCAACCGCTCGCCTGCAAGGATACTGTTGGTCAATGGTGGCTTCGATCCCTCACTTCATTCCCTGGCGATTTGAAGGTATTTCCGAGCTCCGCCTCGTCTACGGTGAGGCAGAGCTTCGGTCTCTGCATTCCCAGCGGAG
It encodes the following:
- a CDS encoding SDR family oxidoreductase produces the protein MSLELQLSGKTAIVTGGSAGIGLAIAKALYSEGVNVVIAARNPERLENAVSAIQSLPTPGAKVIAIAADLTQAESVDKVVSTTLEQFGQIDILVNNAGSARAGSFLDLSDDVFLDAWNLKLLGYIRLVKAVVPHQKNRRDGRIVNIIGGAGRTPRPGFLPGGTTNAALLNFTRGISKELAEYNIRINAISPGATATERAERLAEQNAQARGITVEQAKAETLQGIPLKRIAQPEEIAALTLFLVSDLAASITGAEILVDGGQTPGV
- a CDS encoding DMT family transporter, coding for MRMLLVVPLMAAVAFKLYPSAPQEFQSLFRRERLDVMLQAFGCGVLMFLYIASLYIAIGLIPTGIALTLFFSYPVFTALLSWRFFGDRPTLFRWLVMGIILVGGVLTIPQDRATYSSHSIAIGIFASIMAGVIYAFYNVIAQICLEKFHPAPFTWISFALTLLLSGVSLLFFPPSVTQLDWTPIWIGSIFSGLISFIGHTLNNLGIRTIGANTASIIGSSSPALTALVAWAIIGETLNLIQSVGIGVVTLGIALLSGERWIQRRNEII